One window of the Devosia sp. 2618 genome contains the following:
- a CDS encoding 2-isopropylmalate synthase, whose protein sequence is MSVSTDSNKDRVFIFDTTLRDGEQSPGATMTLEEKLQVAEALDEMGVDIIEAGFPIASNGDFESVVAVAKQVKRATVAGLARAITADIDRAGEAVRFAQRGRIHTFVSTSPIHLAHQMKKTEDEVIEIIARTVAQARNLIDDVEWSAMDATRTPLEFLKRCVETAIKAGATTINLPDTVGYAVPDEHEAMFRTIITSVPGADKAIFSAHCHNDLGLAVANSLAAVRGGARQVECTINGLGERAGNAALEEIVMALRTRADVMPYHTEIETTHLARASKIVSAAANFPVQYNKAIVGKNAFAHESGIHQDGMLKNAETYEIMTPASVGIKETTLVMGKHSGRAAFKDKLKELGYELGDNAFQEAFQRFKDLADRKKHVYDADIIALVDDEVGSVGDRIKLVDMEVVSKTGGVHKANMTLSIDGDETSVTYEGTGSVDAIFNAIKQAVGQQPHLVLYAVDGVTGGTDAQASAHVRLEMNGRIVSGNAAEPDTLVASARAYLNAYNRLLIERGASAQGAMAG, encoded by the coding sequence ATGTCCGTCTCTACCGATAGCAATAAAGACCGCGTCTTCATCTTCGACACCACGCTGCGCGACGGCGAGCAATCGCCTGGCGCGACCATGACGCTGGAAGAAAAGCTGCAGGTTGCCGAAGCCCTCGACGAAATGGGCGTCGATATCATCGAAGCCGGTTTCCCGATTGCCTCCAATGGTGACTTTGAATCCGTGGTTGCCGTGGCTAAGCAGGTCAAGCGCGCCACCGTTGCCGGCCTCGCCCGGGCCATTACCGCCGACATCGACCGCGCCGGTGAAGCCGTCCGGTTCGCCCAGCGCGGCCGCATCCACACCTTCGTCTCCACTTCGCCGATCCATCTGGCTCATCAGATGAAAAAGACCGAGGACGAGGTCATCGAGATCATCGCCCGCACCGTCGCGCAGGCCCGCAACCTGATCGACGACGTCGAATGGTCCGCAATGGACGCCACCCGCACGCCGCTTGAGTTCCTCAAGCGCTGCGTCGAGACCGCCATCAAGGCCGGTGCCACCACGATCAATTTGCCCGACACGGTCGGCTATGCCGTCCCAGACGAGCATGAGGCCATGTTCCGCACCATCATCACGTCGGTGCCGGGCGCAGACAAGGCGATATTCTCGGCCCATTGCCACAACGATCTGGGCCTTGCCGTTGCCAACTCGCTGGCCGCTGTGCGCGGTGGTGCGCGTCAGGTGGAATGCACCATCAATGGTCTGGGCGAACGCGCCGGCAATGCTGCGCTCGAAGAAATTGTCATGGCCCTGCGCACCCGCGCCGATGTCATGCCCTACCACACCGAAATCGAGACCACCCATCTGGCCCGCGCCAGCAAGATCGTCTCGGCTGCCGCCAATTTCCCGGTGCAGTACAACAAGGCAATCGTGGGCAAAAACGCCTTCGCGCATGAAAGCGGCATCCATCAGGATGGCATGCTCAAGAATGCCGAGACCTATGAGATCATGACCCCGGCCAGCGTCGGCATCAAGGAAACCACCTTGGTGATGGGCAAGCATTCCGGCCGCGCCGCCTTCAAGGACAAGCTCAAGGAACTGGGCTACGAGCTGGGCGACAATGCTTTCCAGGAAGCCTTCCAGCGCTTCAAGGATCTGGCTGACCGCAAGAAGCACGTCTATGACGCCGACATTATCGCGCTGGTCGATGACGAAGTCGGCTCGGTCGGCGACCGCATCAAGCTGGTCGATATGGAAGTCGTCTCCAAGACCGGTGGCGTGCACAAGGCCAACATGACCCTCTCGATCGATGGCGACGAAACCTCGGTGACCTATGAGGGCACCGGCTCTGTCGACGCGATCTTTAACGCCATCAAGCAGGCCGTTGGCCAGCAGCCCCATCTGGTGCTCTACGCCGTCGACGGCGTGACCGGCGGCACCGACGCGCAGGCTTCGGCCCATGTCCGTCTCGAAATGAACGGCCGTATCGTCTCCGGCAATGCGGCCGAGCCCGATACGCTGGTGGCCTCGGCCCGTGCCTATCTCAATGCCTATAACCGCCTGCTGATCGAACGCGGCGCATCGGCACAGGGCGCCATGGCGGGTTAA
- a CDS encoding pyridoxal phosphate-dependent aminotransferase, with protein sequence MSRPPLSPITATLDETVPFVGPEAIARRTGVPLKARIGANESPFGPAPSVLKAMAAAASESWHYGDPENHDLRLAIANHLGVDPANVMPGEGVDAILGMAVRLFAAPSSTVVTSLGGYPTFNYHIFGYGAAMHTVPYIGDREDVDALARAARETQASMVYLANPDNPMGSWWDAASVERFIDAVPETTMIILDEAYGEFAPQGTLPALDVERENLLRMRTFSKAYGLAGARVGYVIGETRNISAFNRIRNHFGISNVAQAAGIAALADQAFLQQSLLDVRQSLAETAAIAQKHGLMPLPTATNFLAVDCGRDGPHAQAILDGLAKRGIFVRKPVVTGLNRCIRISAGTADDRALLDAALGEVLAEL encoded by the coding sequence TTGTCCCGTCCCCCACTGTCGCCCATAACCGCAACGCTTGATGAAACGGTGCCCTTTGTCGGCCCCGAGGCCATTGCCCGCCGCACTGGGGTGCCGCTCAAAGCCCGCATCGGCGCCAATGAAAGCCCGTTCGGCCCTGCCCCATCGGTGCTCAAGGCCATGGCGGCAGCGGCGAGCGAAAGCTGGCACTACGGCGACCCAGAAAACCACGACCTGCGGCTGGCCATCGCCAACCACCTTGGCGTTGATCCGGCGAACGTGATGCCCGGCGAAGGCGTCGACGCGATCCTCGGCATGGCGGTCAGGCTGTTCGCAGCGCCCAGCTCAACCGTGGTCACGTCGCTGGGCGGCTATCCAACGTTCAACTACCATATCTTCGGCTATGGGGCGGCGATGCACACCGTGCCCTATATCGGCGACCGCGAGGACGTCGACGCCCTCGCCCGCGCCGCACGCGAGACACAGGCCTCGATGGTCTATCTGGCCAACCCGGACAACCCGATGGGCAGCTGGTGGGACGCCGCTTCGGTCGAACGCTTCATCGACGCGGTTCCCGAAACGACGATGATCATCCTCGATGAGGCTTATGGCGAGTTCGCGCCGCAGGGCACCCTGCCCGCGCTAGACGTCGAGCGGGAAAACCTGCTGCGCATGCGCACCTTCTCCAAGGCCTATGGGCTGGCTGGAGCGCGTGTTGGCTATGTGATTGGCGAGACGCGCAACATTTCGGCCTTCAACCGCATCCGCAACCACTTCGGAATCAGCAATGTGGCGCAGGCCGCCGGCATCGCCGCTTTGGCCGATCAAGCATTCTTGCAGCAGTCACTGCTCGACGTGCGCCAGTCGCTCGCAGAAACGGCGGCCATCGCTCAGAAGCACGGCCTGATGCCGCTGCCCACGGCCACCAACTTCCTCGCGGTCGATTGCGGCCGCGATGGGCCGCATGCGCAGGCGATCCTCGATGGTCTGGCCAAGCGGGGCATATTCGTGCGCAAGCCCGTGGTGACCGGCCTTAACCGCTGCATCCGCATCAGTGCCGGCACAGCCGACGACCGCGCCCTGCTCGACGCGGCGCTCGGCGAAGTTCTGGCCGAGCTTTAG
- a CDS encoding endonuclease/exonuclease/phosphatase family protein, whose protein sequence is MKILAELRGLLTGAALAGFGLLVAIDGPSLLPGQDLLQSLRFLIAAGLILLAIVMFIARAWMRGLAVLVIACLSIGYGAWIIYDQQQARNAKTGEAVATATVLSFNTLAYNSRGSDIVDYMIETAPDVAVIMESEAIHAQLDRLATFFPARAGCDATGQDCDLMMFSRTPLTDVQVIPLKPLNRLRLVTAKTEINGQSVTIVGVHLSKPYFDETAWVELFHIRDVLRQIEGPVILSGDFNAAAWSKTVSRFAKGASLIPPPFYPATWPVRFGALGVPIDNMFTRGDALIESISAMPDSLGSNHRGLLAKIGLY, encoded by the coding sequence GTGAAAATACTCGCTGAACTGCGTGGCCTTTTGACTGGTGCGGCGTTGGCCGGTTTCGGCCTGCTTGTTGCGATAGACGGGCCGAGCCTCTTGCCGGGGCAAGATCTATTGCAAAGCCTGCGGTTTCTCATCGCGGCTGGCCTGATCCTCTTGGCGATTGTGATGTTTATTGCCCGCGCCTGGATGCGCGGCCTCGCCGTCCTCGTTATTGCCTGTCTCAGCATCGGTTATGGCGCATGGATCATTTACGACCAGCAGCAGGCCCGCAACGCGAAAACAGGCGAAGCAGTCGCCACTGCCACCGTTCTCAGCTTCAACACGCTGGCCTACAATTCACGCGGCAGCGACATCGTTGACTACATGATCGAGACCGCGCCCGACGTCGCGGTGATCATGGAATCCGAGGCGATACACGCCCAGCTTGATCGGCTGGCGACGTTCTTTCCGGCGCGGGCAGGGTGTGACGCCACCGGGCAGGATTGCGATCTGATGATGTTCTCGCGCACGCCGCTGACCGATGTTCAGGTCATTCCGCTCAAGCCGCTCAATCGGCTACGCCTCGTCACCGCCAAGACCGAGATCAACGGCCAGTCGGTGACCATTGTCGGCGTCCATCTCAGCAAGCCCTATTTCGACGAGACGGCCTGGGTCGAGCTGTTCCATATCCGCGACGTGCTGCGCCAGATCGAGGGGCCGGTGATCCTGTCCGGCGACTTTAACGCTGCCGCCTGGTCGAAAACCGTGTCGCGCTTTGCCAAGGGCGCCAGCCTCATTCCGCCGCCCTTTTATCCGGCGACCTGGCCGGTGCGGTTCGGCGCGCTCGGCGTACCGATCGACAATATGTTCACGCGTGGCGACGCCCTGATCGAATCTATTTCGGCCATGCCGGATTCGCTGGGCTCGAACCATCGCGGCCTACTGGCGAAAATCGGCCTCTACTAA
- a CDS encoding mechanosensitive ion channel domain-containing protein, producing the protein MNIPEFLAAPLAWLTANIASLLGAVAVLLVGWYLSRLAARAIRRLLPLAYGVDKNFAPLLSQVARYGIFIFAVITALNMLGVSNASILTVVGAAGLAIALALQGTLANIAAGIMLIWLRPIAIGEFIQGNGVAGVVVEIGLFGTRLRSSSGLYIFTPNQQLWASAITNHSREPRRRIDVNVGVPDSIDIARSRKILLHIAGAEKRVLADPEPTVHVDSFSGSTVNLLLRAWVATPDYLETLYALTEQAKLALNEELSGSTADKAGITVKPDPANPSPETQSGT; encoded by the coding sequence ATGAACATTCCTGAATTCCTTGCTGCCCCCCTCGCCTGGCTGACAGCCAATATCGCCAGTCTGCTAGGCGCTGTGGCGGTTTTGCTGGTGGGTTGGTACCTGTCACGGCTGGCGGCACGCGCCATCAGGCGGCTGCTGCCGCTGGCCTATGGCGTCGACAAAAATTTCGCACCGCTGCTGTCGCAAGTCGCTCGATATGGCATTTTTATTTTCGCCGTCATCACCGCGCTGAACATGCTGGGCGTGTCCAACGCATCGATTCTCACCGTGGTTGGTGCCGCGGGGCTGGCCATCGCGCTGGCGCTGCAGGGCACGCTGGCCAATATCGCGGCGGGAATCATGTTGATCTGGCTGCGCCCCATCGCCATCGGCGAATTTATCCAGGGCAATGGCGTGGCGGGTGTCGTCGTTGAGATCGGGTTGTTCGGCACGCGACTGCGCTCGTCGAGCGGGCTTTATATTTTTACGCCCAACCAGCAATTGTGGGCCTCGGCGATTACCAACCACAGCCGCGAACCGCGCCGGCGCATCGATGTGAATGTGGGCGTGCCTGACAGCATCGACATCGCCAGATCGCGGAAAATCCTGCTGCACATCGCGGGCGCCGAAAAGCGCGTGCTCGCTGATCCTGAGCCGACCGTGCATGTGGATAGCTTTTCAGGCAGCACGGTGAACCTGCTGCTGCGGGCCTGGGTGGCGACACCCGATTATCTGGAAACGCTCTATGCGCTGACCGAGCAGGCCAAGTTGGCGCTGAATGAGGAGCTGAGCGGCAGCACCGCTGACAAGGCCGGTATTACGGTCAAACCCGACCCGGCAAATCCTAGTCCCGAAACGCAATCGGGAACCTGA
- a CDS encoding heme-degrading domain-containing protein: MGAEDDIARVKRQEQDLVLSAFDEAVAYEIGSSIRARALVEGLSLVVDIRTWDRQLFFSATPGTSADNAEWVRRKVNTVRRFQRASYRLVLERGEAPFSPQSGADAADYVIAGGGFPIRVTGAGIVGCLTISGLPGRSDHGVAVAAICTHLGVDPADYALAAE; encoded by the coding sequence ATGGGTGCAGAAGACGACATCGCGCGCGTTAAGCGGCAGGAGCAGGACCTGGTCCTGAGCGCGTTTGACGAGGCCGTGGCCTATGAAATCGGCAGTTCTATCCGCGCCCGGGCGCTGGTTGAGGGGTTGTCGCTGGTGGTCGATATCCGCACCTGGGATCGGCAGCTGTTTTTCTCGGCGACGCCGGGCACCAGCGCCGATAATGCCGAATGGGTGCGCCGCAAGGTCAACACCGTCCGCCGCTTCCAGCGTGCCAGCTATCGTCTGGTGCTCGAGCGTGGCGAAGCGCCGTTCTCGCCGCAATCGGGTGCTGATGCCGCTGACTATGTCATTGCCGGCGGCGGTTTTCCGATCCGCGTGACGGGTGCAGGCATTGTCGGTTGCCTGACCATTTCGGGCCTGCCGGGACGCAGCGATCACGGCGTTGCCGTAGCAGCGATTTGCACCCATCTTGGTGTCGACCCAGCGGATTATGCGCTGGCGGCCGAATAG
- a CDS encoding PhzF family phenazine biosynthesis protein translates to MKLNYLLLDVFTQEPLKGNQLAVVTKADGLLDGEMQDIAREFNLSETVFLLKPQAERNSAAVRIFTPYTELPFAGHPTVGAAVVLGLQNKVSAVRLEEKIGLITALFEKSDKRSGEARFALPRLPSRIADLNDRLGMAQALGIEVEDIGCDLYQPAVFSAGVTFHLVPVRNAEVLRRIKINPGLWSKVFSHDHSSAYVFTLTPDEPENDLAARMFGMDIGEDPGTGSAAAALIGLLAEHATLANGQADYVLRQGHEMGRPCRITVQLRKDKDVLIHGGIGGHAVIVGEGVLDLGD, encoded by the coding sequence ATGAAGCTCAATTACCTTCTGCTTGATGTGTTTACCCAGGAGCCTCTGAAGGGCAATCAGCTCGCCGTCGTCACCAAGGCCGATGGCCTGCTCGATGGCGAAATGCAGGACATCGCGCGCGAGTTCAATCTCAGCGAAACGGTGTTTTTGCTCAAGCCGCAGGCCGAACGGAACTCCGCTGCGGTCCGCATCTTTACGCCCTATACCGAGTTGCCCTTTGCCGGACACCCGACGGTGGGCGCGGCAGTCGTGCTGGGCCTGCAGAACAAGGTCAGCGCCGTTCGGCTCGAGGAAAAAATCGGGCTGATCACCGCGCTGTTCGAAAAGTCCGACAAGCGGTCGGGCGAGGCACGCTTTGCGCTGCCGCGGCTGCCGTCGCGCATTGCCGATCTCAATGATCGTCTCGGCATGGCGCAGGCTTTGGGCATCGAAGTGGAAGACATTGGCTGCGATCTCTACCAGCCGGCGGTGTTTTCGGCGGGCGTTACCTTCCACCTCGTGCCGGTGCGCAATGCCGAGGTTTTGCGCCGCATCAAGATCAATCCGGGCCTCTGGAGCAAGGTGTTCAGTCATGATCACAGCTCGGCTTACGTCTTCACGCTGACCCCTGATGAGCCGGAAAATGATCTGGCCGCGCGCATGTTCGGCATGGATATCGGGGAAGATCCTGGCACCGGTTCGGCAGCGGCGGCCTTGATTGGGCTGTTGGCCGAACATGCGACGTTGGCCAATGGGCAGGCCGACTATGTCTTGCGACAGGGCCATGAGATGGGGCGGCCGTGCCGCATCACCGTCCAGCTGCGCAAGGACAAGGATGTGCTCATCCATGGCGGCATCGGCGGACACGCCGTGATTGTCGGCGAGGGCGTGCTGGACCTGGGCGACTAA